Proteins encoded together in one Acidobacteriota bacterium window:
- the surE gene encoding 5'/3'-nucleotidase SurE encodes MRILVCNDDGIYSPGIAALAEVAAEFGSVRIVAPNVEQSGMGHAITASRPLSYRQTPIHGFPAFRVNGTPADCVALGAHQWEKVDLVVSGCNLGLNIGNSIWHSGTLAAAKQAALLGLRGIAFSAPSGIDDFTTLKPWMRRVLEVLAPAHELSLVNVNLPKDPRGIIWTRVSVRQYDGLIVPTKDPLGRELFWFSVKPLEGADEGTDRWAIEQRWVSMTPLRLDLTDEVQLTESREQRPMDESLAAEVSPPRSSPEAVKEVELDEAPVLPRVS; translated from the coding sequence ATGAGAATCCTCGTGTGCAATGACGATGGTATCTACAGCCCGGGCATTGCCGCGCTGGCGGAAGTCGCAGCCGAGTTTGGCTCGGTTCGCATTGTGGCGCCCAACGTCGAGCAATCCGGGATGGGCCACGCCATTACCGCCAGCCGTCCGCTGTCGTACCGACAAACGCCCATTCACGGGTTCCCCGCGTTTCGCGTCAACGGCACGCCGGCCGACTGTGTTGCGCTCGGCGCCCATCAATGGGAAAAGGTTGACCTGGTGGTGTCGGGTTGCAATCTCGGCCTTAACATCGGCAACTCGATCTGGCATTCAGGGACCCTGGCCGCCGCGAAACAGGCGGCCCTGCTTGGCCTGCGCGGCATCGCGTTCAGCGCCCCGTCGGGCATCGATGACTTCACGACGCTGAAACCGTGGATGCGCCGCGTGCTCGAGGTGTTAGCGCCGGCGCACGAGCTGTCCCTCGTCAACGTCAACCTGCCGAAGGATCCGCGCGGCATCATCTGGACCCGCGTGTCGGTGCGGCAATACGACGGGCTGATCGTGCCGACGAAGGATCCGCTGGGCCGCGAGTTGTTCTGGTTCAGCGTGAAGCCGCTCGAAGGCGCCGACGAAGGCACCGACCGGTGGGCGATCGAGCAACGGTGGGTCTCGATGACGCCGCTGCGGCTCGACCTCACGGACGAGGTGCAGCTGACGGAAAGCCGCGAGCAGCGGCCGATGGATGAAAGCCTGGCGGCCGAGGTGTCGCCGCCGAGGTCGTCGCCTGAAGCCGTGAAAGAAGTCGAGTTGGACGAGGCGCCGGTGCTGCCGCGCGTGTCGTGA
- a CDS encoding diacylglycerol kinase family protein has translation MNVCLFWNPHAGEGLSMDEVTAMIGDAGHSVARVIRHPSELQLTSHASVDAVVAAGGDGTVAIAARALAGGQVPLCVLALGTANNIADSLNLRGQPRQVIAAWAGQQVVRIDAGIIQDAAGETPFFESVGAGLVATAIGRANTAVDPNADVATQLQQARDMYVELIDDLEPRRHEINIDGTLIAGDYLLVEVLNMPSVGPNIRLTPEVNPADGLLSLVVATEADRPGLRAYLQSRATGEPCDAGLKSWRGTRITIAGLARYHVDDELRTANDRAVTIGVKRDYLPVVA, from the coding sequence ATGAACGTCTGTCTCTTCTGGAACCCACACGCCGGCGAGGGCCTCTCCATGGACGAGGTGACCGCCATGATCGGTGACGCGGGTCATTCAGTCGCTCGCGTGATCAGGCACCCGTCGGAACTGCAACTCACGTCGCATGCAAGCGTGGATGCAGTCGTGGCGGCCGGCGGCGATGGCACGGTGGCGATCGCGGCGAGGGCCCTTGCGGGTGGCCAGGTGCCGCTGTGCGTGCTTGCGCTCGGCACCGCGAACAATATTGCCGACAGTCTCAACCTTCGCGGACAGCCACGGCAGGTGATCGCGGCGTGGGCCGGACAGCAAGTGGTCCGCATCGACGCCGGCATCATCCAGGACGCCGCTGGCGAAACTCCGTTCTTCGAGAGCGTCGGCGCCGGTCTCGTCGCAACCGCGATCGGACGTGCGAACACGGCCGTCGACCCCAACGCTGACGTCGCCACCCAGCTTCAGCAAGCGCGCGACATGTACGTGGAGCTGATCGATGACCTCGAGCCGCGCCGGCATGAGATCAACATCGATGGCACGTTGATCGCCGGCGACTACTTGTTGGTGGAAGTGCTGAACATGCCCTCGGTCGGGCCCAACATCCGCCTGACGCCCGAGGTCAACCCCGCCGACGGCCTGCTGTCGCTCGTGGTCGCCACCGAGGCCGATCGCCCAGGCCTGCGGGCCTATCTGCAGTCGCGGGCCACCGGCGAACCGTGCGATGCCGGGCTCAAGTCCTGGCGCGGCACCAGGATCACGATCGCCGGGCTCGCGCGGTATCACGTCGACGACGAGCTGAGAACAGCCAACGACCGTGCGGTCACCATTGGGGTCAAACGAGACTACCTGCCGGTAGTGGCCTAA
- a CDS encoding SUMF1/EgtB/PvdO family nonheme iron enzyme, whose protein sequence is MKLRFGSFCLAAFVVAVIASTPTDGQSLSTTGVPEFVEIPAGPFTMGADPAVDPRAFDNEKWSPSQGEGIVDVPAFYLARHETTVAQYAAFVNATKAPVDATTLAGHPTHPVTFVSWPNAIAYCRWLEGVLAKAPGPAGDLVRAGWRVRLPTEAQWEKAARGGDRRAYPWGEQPRKDRGNFEGTGVTPVGQFACPECPYGLADMSGNVWEWTSSPYQPYPYDPSDDRANLDADALWVMRGGHFADAARQVRTTTRGAADPGARRAFIGFRVALVR, encoded by the coding sequence ATGAAGTTGAGGTTCGGTTCCTTCTGCCTGGCCGCCTTCGTCGTGGCGGTGATCGCCTCCACGCCCACGGACGGGCAATCGCTGTCGACAACGGGTGTTCCCGAATTTGTCGAGATCCCCGCGGGACCGTTCACGATGGGCGCGGATCCCGCGGTCGACCCGCGTGCGTTCGACAACGAGAAGTGGTCGCCGTCGCAGGGTGAAGGCATCGTTGATGTGCCCGCGTTCTATCTCGCGCGGCACGAGACCACCGTGGCGCAGTACGCCGCGTTCGTGAACGCGACCAAGGCGCCGGTCGATGCCACCACCCTGGCCGGCCACCCCACGCATCCGGTGACGTTTGTCAGCTGGCCCAACGCGATCGCGTACTGCCGGTGGCTCGAGGGCGTGCTGGCGAAGGCGCCGGGTCCGGCGGGCGACCTGGTTCGCGCCGGCTGGCGCGTGCGCCTGCCGACCGAGGCGCAGTGGGAAAAGGCGGCGCGCGGCGGCGATCGTCGTGCGTATCCGTGGGGTGAGCAGCCGCGAAAGGATCGCGGCAACTTCGAGGGCACGGGCGTCACGCCAGTGGGGCAGTTCGCGTGTCCAGAGTGCCCGTACGGCCTGGCCGACATGAGCGGCAACGTGTGGGAGTGGACGAGCAGTCCCTATCAGCCGTATCCGTACGATCCGTCCGACGATCGCGCGAACCTCGACGCGGATGCGTTGTGGGTGATGCGCGGCGGCCACTTCGCAGACGCGGCACGCCAGGTTCGCACGACCACCCGCGGCGCCGCCGATCCCGGCGCTCGACGCGCCTTTATCGGCTTTCGCGTCGCCCTGGTCCGCTAG
- a CDS encoding PQQ-binding-like beta-propeller repeat protein, producing MTRGISGKWTRHAFVGGLVVAVAVVLSGLAGVAQNKADWTTITGGNDSTRYSPLDQINASNFNSLAVAWEWGAASAPGVDIGDVNGRSLPIYVDGMLLTTSGPRRTVVSLDPATGKTLWTFQEPETPRHAYSMRSNHGKGVAYGRIDGRGVVFVTTPGFFLHALDAKTGQPLEKWGGAVPVRGFPTTGSVDMLKDLIADWDPWLNAKLPYDPAQGLPLTLGYITTSSPPIVVNDTLVVGNSAEQGYNQTRVENVPGDILGYDVKTGKYLWKFHVIPRPGEFGHETWENDAWKWTGDISSWAPMSADPARGLVYIPTNGATIDYFGGFRPGDNLFGTSVIALDVKTGKRVWHHQLVRHDIWNYDTPTAPVLMDVTVDGKRIPGLFQVTKQSWVYSYDRTNGRPIWPFVDKPAPQSLVPTEKLAATQPHVTKPLPFDKQGRTEDDVIDYTPEIKRLALARAKERDLLAPLFAPPTHRGNKEGKGPANICPGGAGGANITGPPAADPTTGYLFITTFNGCSPTILAPAKEKDNDKMTGTTLAMWATARGEGAPPAKPDPNDPLFGIPDIFKGPIGRIVAINMNTGDHVWMIPHGEMAQAQQDQFKNNPLMKGLTFDTNWGRRGHAAMAATSTLLFATGQTADNRPHLFAIDKATGKRVGQVATRAMGQYGLMTYMHGGKQYLVMPRNGGYTTLALP from the coding sequence ATGACAAGGGGAATATCGGGTAAGTGGACCCGCCACGCATTTGTGGGCGGGTTGGTGGTCGCGGTCGCGGTGGTCCTTTCGGGGCTGGCCGGTGTCGCGCAGAACAAGGCCGACTGGACGACGATCACGGGAGGTAATGACTCCACGAGATACTCGCCGCTCGATCAGATCAACGCGTCGAACTTCAACTCGCTGGCCGTGGCCTGGGAGTGGGGCGCCGCGTCGGCCCCGGGCGTCGACATTGGCGATGTCAATGGCCGCTCGCTGCCGATTTATGTCGACGGCATGCTGCTGACCACGTCGGGCCCGCGCCGCACGGTGGTGTCGCTGGATCCGGCGACCGGCAAGACGCTGTGGACGTTCCAGGAACCCGAGACGCCGCGTCACGCGTACTCGATGCGTTCGAACCACGGCAAGGGCGTGGCCTACGGCCGCATCGACGGCCGCGGCGTGGTGTTTGTCACCACCCCGGGCTTCTTCCTGCACGCGCTCGACGCCAAGACCGGCCAGCCGCTCGAGAAGTGGGGCGGGGCGGTTCCGGTGCGCGGCTTCCCCACCACCGGCTCGGTCGACATGCTCAAGGACCTGATTGCCGACTGGGATCCGTGGCTGAACGCGAAGCTGCCGTATGACCCGGCGCAGGGCCTGCCCTTGACGCTCGGCTACATCACCACCTCCTCGCCGCCCATCGTCGTCAACGACACGCTGGTCGTCGGCAACTCGGCCGAGCAGGGTTACAACCAGACGCGCGTCGAGAACGTGCCCGGCGACATCCTTGGCTACGACGTCAAGACTGGCAAGTACCTCTGGAAGTTCCACGTCATTCCGCGGCCGGGCGAATTCGGTCACGAGACGTGGGAGAACGATGCGTGGAAGTGGACCGGCGACATCTCGTCGTGGGCGCCGATGTCGGCCGACCCGGCGCGCGGCCTGGTCTACATCCCGACCAACGGCGCGACCATCGATTACTTCGGCGGCTTCCGTCCCGGCGACAACCTGTTTGGCACGAGCGTGATTGCCCTCGACGTGAAGACCGGCAAGCGCGTGTGGCACCACCAGCTGGTACGCCACGACATCTGGAACTACGACACGCCGACCGCGCCCGTGCTGATGGACGTGACGGTTGACGGCAAGCGGATCCCGGGCCTGTTCCAGGTGACAAAGCAGTCGTGGGTCTACTCGTATGACCGCACCAACGGCCGGCCGATCTGGCCGTTCGTCGACAAACCAGCGCCGCAGTCGCTGGTGCCGACCGAGAAGCTGGCGGCGACGCAGCCGCACGTGACCAAGCCCCTGCCGTTCGACAAGCAGGGCCGGACCGAAGACGACGTGATCGACTACACGCCCGAGATCAAGCGCCTGGCGCTCGCGCGCGCCAAGGAACGTGATCTGCTGGCGCCGCTGTTCGCCCCGCCGACGCACCGCGGCAACAAGGAGGGCAAGGGCCCCGCGAACATCTGCCCCGGCGGCGCGGGTGGTGCGAACATCACCGGCCCACCGGCGGCCGACCCGACGACGGGCTACCTGTTCATCACGACGTTCAACGGCTGCTCGCCGACGATCCTCGCTCCGGCCAAGGAGAAGGACAACGACAAGATGACCGGCACGACGCTGGCCATGTGGGCCACGGCGCGTGGCGAAGGCGCACCGCCGGCCAAGCCGGATCCCAACGATCCGCTGTTCGGCATTCCCGACATCTTCAAGGGACCGATCGGCCGCATCGTCGCGATCAACATGAACACCGGTGATCACGTGTGGATGATCCCGCACGGCGAGATGGCACAGGCCCAGCAGGATCAGTTCAAGAACAATCCGCTGATGAAGGGCCTGACGTTCGACACCAACTGGGGCCGCCGCGGCCACGCCGCGATGGCGGCGACCTCGACGCTTCTGTTCGCGACCGGCCAGACCGCCGACAACCGCCCGCACCTGTTTGCCATCGACAAGGCAACCGGCAAGCGCGTGGGCCAGGTGGCGACCCGCGCCATGGGCCAGTACGGCCTGATGACCTACATGCATGGCGGCAAGCAGTATCTCGTGATGCCGCGCAACGGTGGCTACACGACGCTCGCACTGCCGTAA